The following are encoded in a window of Manihot esculenta cultivar AM560-2 chromosome 8, M.esculenta_v8, whole genome shotgun sequence genomic DNA:
- the LOC110620363 gene encoding probable aldo-keto reductase 1 has protein sequence MAEEQTVVIPRVKLGSQGLEVSKLGFGCMGLSGMYNAPLSEEVGISIIKEALNRGITFFDTADVYGPHTNEILVGKALKQLPRDKIQLATKCGVVLKSLDFRGASISGNPEYVRACCEASLKRLDVEYIDLYYQHRIDTSVPIEETMGELKKLVEEGKIKYIGLSEASPDTIRRAHAVHPITAVQMEWSLWTRDIEPEIVPLCRELGIAVVAYSPLGRGFFGGKAVVESLPAETLLKTHPRFTAENVEKNKVFYTRIGNLAKKHGCSPAQLALAWVLNQGDDVVPIPGTTKIRNLVDNIGALRIKLTKDELKEISDAVPIDEVAGVRSYNFSHTFKFADTPLPKNA, from the exons ATGGCTGAGGAGCAGACAGTTGTAATTCCAAGAGTCAAACTGGGTTCCCAAGGATTAGAG GTCTCAAAGTTAGGCTTTGGATGTATGGGACTTAGTGGCATGTACAATGCCCCTCTCTCTGAAGAGGTTGGCATTTCAATCATCAAGGAAGCATTGAATAGAGGAATTACATTTTTTGATACTGCTGATGTTTATGGACCTCATACTAATGAAATCTTGGTTGGGAAG GCATTAAAACAACTGCCTAGAGACAAGATCCAGTTGGCTACAAAATGTGGTGTTGTTTTGAAGAGCCTTGATTTTAGAGGCGCTTCAATTAGTGGCAATCCTGAGTATGTTCGTGCATGCTGTGAGGCTAGCCTAAAGCGTCTTGATGTGGAATATATAGATCTCTATTATCAACATCGGATTGACACCTCAGTCCCAATAGAGGAAACT ATGGGAGAGCTTAAGAAATTGGTGGAAGAAGGAAAAATTAAGTACATTGGATTATCTGAAGCAAGTCCTGATACAATAAGAAGGGCACATGCAGTTCATCCCATAACTGCAGTGCAAATGGAATGGTCACTTTGGACTCGTGACATCGAACCTGAGATTGTCCCACTTTGCAG GGAACTTGGAATTGCAGTAGTTGCTTATAGCCCTCTTGGTCGTGGTTTTTTTGGTGGCAAAGCAGTAGTGGAAAGTTTGCCTGCAGAGACTCTACTG aaaacacatCCAAGGTTCACAGCAGAAAATGTGGAAAAGAATAAGGTGTTCTACACTAGAATAGGAAATTTGGCCAAAAAACATGGATGTAGTCCAGCTCAGCTGGCTCTTGCATGGGTTCTCAATCAAGGGGATGATGTGGTTCCCATCCCTG GGACAACTAAGATTAGAAATTTGGTTGACAATATTGGAGCATTGAGAATCAAGCTAACAAAAGATGAGTTGAAGGAGATCAGTGATGCTGTTCCTATAGATGAAGTAGCTGGAGTTAGATCCTACAATTTCAGCCATACCTTTAAGTTTGCTGATACACCATTGCCTAAAAATGCCTAA
- the LOC110620365 gene encoding IN2-2 protein-like, which translates to MAKKQKFVVPRVKLGTQGLEVKSQSMELSGLYNDPVFEEFGISIIKEAFIRGITFLDTADMQWYGLLIKCCFRISSLTSHSSSLSVFTSLMGVLPFVYERVALLIATGREDINGAKIGIDDVAAIGDGIAGIFVALPTACIFISEVVAGVGEAWQ; encoded by the exons ATGGCAAAGAAGCAGAAATTTGTGGTTCCAAGAGTGAAATTGGGCACCCAAGGATTAGAGGTGAA GTCTCAAAGTATGGAGCTCAGTGGTCTGTACAACGACCCTGTCTTTGAGGAGTTTGGCATTTCAATAATCAAGGAAGCATTCATTAGAGGAATTACATTTTTAGACACAGCTGAT ATGCAGTGGTATGGGCTTTTGATCAAATg CTGTTTCAGAATTTCGAGCTTGACCTCCCATTCGTCATCATTGTCAGTGTTCACTTCATTGATGGGGGTTTTACCCTTCGTCTACGAACGAGTGGCTCTCCTTATTGCGACTGGCAGAGAAGACATCAATGGAGCAAAAATCGGCATTGATGACGTGGCTGCTATTGGCGATGGCATCGCCGGCATTTTTGTCGCACTTCCAACGGCTTGCATTTTTATCAGCGAAGTTGTTGCTGGGGTCGGCGAAGCTTGGCAGTAG
- the LOC110620362 gene encoding perakine reductase isoform X3 yields the protein MAEKQRLVIPMVKLGNQGLEVSKLGFGCMGLSGGYNAPLPEEVGISTIKEAFNRGITFFDTADVYGPNTNEILIGKALKQLPREKIQLATKFGIVCENNDFKAASFNGKPEYVRACCEASLKRLEVEYIDLYYQHRIDPSVPIEETMGELKKLVEEGKIKYIGLSEPSPDTIRRAHAVHPITALQMEWSLWTRELEEEIVPLCRELGIGIVPYSPLGQGFFAGKAVVEAIPSDTLQGLFPRFVGENLEQNKVIYGRIDNLAKKYGCSPAQLALAWVLNQGDDVVPIPGTTKIKNLEDNIGALRVKLTKDEFKEVSDAVPADQVAGLRTIDIRYTWKFGNTPLRDGQI from the exons ATGGCTGAGAAGCAAAGACTTGTAATTCCAATGGTGAAGCTGGGTAATCAAGGGCTAGAG GTCTCCAAATTAGGATTTGGATGTATGGGGCTTTCTGGTGGCTACAACGCCCCTCTCCCTGAAGAAGTTGGCATATCAACCATCAAGGAAGCTTTCAATAGAGGAATTACATTTTTCGATACTGCTGATGTTTATGGCCCTAACACTAATGAAATCTTGATCGGCAAG GCTTTGAAGCAATTGCCTAGAGAGAAGATCCAATTGGCTACAAAATTCGGTATTGTTTGCGAGAACAATGATTTCAAGGCTGCCTCATTTAATGGCAAACCTGAATATGTTCGTGCATGCTGTGAGGCTAGCTTAAAGCGTCTTGAGGTGGAATATATTGACCTTTACTATCAACATCGCATCGACCCTTCAGTGCCAATAGAGGAAACT ATGGGAGAACTTAAGAAGTTAGTGGAAGAAGGGAAAATTAAGTATATTGGACTTTCTGAACCAAGCCCTGACACCATAAGAAGAGCACACGCAGTTCACCCCATCACTGCTCTGCAAATGGAATGGTCACTTTGGACTCGTGAACTCGAGGAAGAAATAGTCCCTCTATGCAG GGAACTTGGAATTGGAATAGTTCCATATAGCCCTCTCGGTCAAGGATTTTTTGCGGGCAAAGCAGTAGTGGAAGCTATTCCTTCAGACACTCTGCAG GGATTATTTCCAAGGTTTGTGGGAGAAAATTTAGAACAGAATAAGGTAATATATGGTCGGATAGATAATTTGGCTAAAAAATATGGATGCAGTCCTGCTCAACTTGCCCTTGCTTGGGTTCTCAATCAAGGAGATGATGTGGTTCCCATCCCTG GCACAACCAAGATTAAAAATCTTGAGGACAACATTGGAGCATTGAGAGTTAAGCTAACAAAGGATGAGTTTAAGGAAGTCTCTGATGCTGTTCCAGCTGACCAAGTTGCTGGATTGAGAACTATTGACATTAGGTATACATGGAAGTTTGGCAATACTCCACTCAGAGATGGCCAAATCTAA
- the LOC110620362 gene encoding perakine reductase isoform X2 yields the protein MAEEQRLVIIPRVKLGNQGLEVSKLGFGCMELSGGYNAPLPEEVGISIIKEAFNRGITFFDTADIYGSNANEVLIGKALKQLPREKIQLATKFGVIFKKNYDYRTASFNGKPEYVRACCEASLKRLDVDYIDLYYQHRIDPSVPIEETMGELKKLVEEGKIKYIGLSEPSPDTIKRAHAVHPITALQIEWSLWSRDLEEQIIPLCRELGIGIVPYSPLGQGFFAGKAVVESVPSDTLLKFFPRFTEENLKQNKVLYRRVENLAKKYGCSPAQLALAWVLNQGDDVVPIPGTTKIKNLEDNIGALRVKLTKDEFKEVSDAVPADQVAGLRTIDIRYTWKFGNTPLRDGQI from the exons ATGGCTGAGGAGCAAAGACTTGTAATTATTCCAAGGGTGAAGCTGGGTAATCAAGGACTAGAG GTCTCCAAATTAGGATTTGGATGTATGGAGCTTTCTGGTGGCTACAATGCTCCTCTTCCTGAAGAAGTTGGCATATCAATCATCAAGGAAGCATTCAATAGAGGAATTACATTTTTCGATACTGCTGATATTTATGGGTCTAACGCTAATGAAGTTTTGATTGGCAAG GCATTGAAGCAATTGCCTAGAGAGAAGATCCAATTGGCTACAAAATTCGGggttattttcaaaaaaaattatgattataGGACTGCCTCATTTAATGGCAAACCTGAATATGTTCGTGCATGCTGTGAGGCTAGCTTAAAGCGTCTTGATGTGGACTATATTGACCTTTACTATCAACATCGCATCGACCCGTCAGTCCCAATAGAGGAAACC ATGGGAGAACTTAAGAAGTTAGTGGAAGAAGGGAAAATTAAGTACATAGGACTTTCTGAGCCAAGTCCCGATACCATCAAGAGAGCACACGCAGTTCACCCCATCACTGCACTGCAAATAGAATGGTCACTTTGGTCTCGCGACCTCGAGGAACAAATAATCCCTCTTTGCAG GGAACTTGGAATTGGAATAGTTCCATATAGCCCTCTGGGTCAGGGCTTTTTTGCTGGCAAAGCAGTAGTGGAAAGCGTGCCTTCAGACACTCTGCTG AAATTCTTCCCAAGATTCACAGAAGAAAATTTAAAACAGAATAAGGTATTATATAGGAGAGTAGAAAATTTAGCTAAAAAATATGGATGCAGTCCTGCTCAGCTTGCCCTTGCTTGGGTTCTCAATCAAGGAGATGATGTGGTTCCCATCCCTG GCACAACCAAGATTAAAAATCTTGAGGACAACATTGGAGCATTGAGAGTTAAGCTAACAAAGGATGAGTTTAAGGAAGTCTCTGATGCTGTTCCAGCTGACCAAGTTGCTGGATTGAGAACTATTGACATTAGGTATACATGGAAGTTTGGCAATACTCCACTCAGAGATGGCCAAATCTAA
- the LOC110620362 gene encoding probable aldo-keto reductase 1 isoform X7 yields MAEKQRLVIPMVKLGNQGLEVSKLGFGCMGLSGGYNAPLPEEVGISTIKEAFNRGITFFDTADVYGPNTNEILIGKALKQLPREKIQLATKFGIVCENNDFKAASFNGKPEYVRACCEASLKRLEVEYIDLYYQHRIDPSVPIEETMGELKKLVEEGKIKYIGLSEPSPDTIRRAHAVHPITALQMEWSLWTRELEEEIVPLCRELGIGIVPYSPLGQGFFAGKAVVEAIPSDTLQSCSTCPCLGSQSRR; encoded by the exons ATGGCTGAGAAGCAAAGACTTGTAATTCCAATGGTGAAGCTGGGTAATCAAGGGCTAGAG GTCTCCAAATTAGGATTTGGATGTATGGGGCTTTCTGGTGGCTACAACGCCCCTCTCCCTGAAGAAGTTGGCATATCAACCATCAAGGAAGCTTTCAATAGAGGAATTACATTTTTCGATACTGCTGATGTTTATGGCCCTAACACTAATGAAATCTTGATCGGCAAG GCTTTGAAGCAATTGCCTAGAGAGAAGATCCAATTGGCTACAAAATTCGGTATTGTTTGCGAGAACAATGATTTCAAGGCTGCCTCATTTAATGGCAAACCTGAATATGTTCGTGCATGCTGTGAGGCTAGCTTAAAGCGTCTTGAGGTGGAATATATTGACCTTTACTATCAACATCGCATCGACCCTTCAGTGCCAATAGAGGAAACT ATGGGAGAACTTAAGAAGTTAGTGGAAGAAGGGAAAATTAAGTATATTGGACTTTCTGAACCAAGCCCTGACACCATAAGAAGAGCACACGCAGTTCACCCCATCACTGCTCTGCAAATGGAATGGTCACTTTGGACTCGTGAACTCGAGGAAGAAATAGTCCCTCTATGCAG GGAACTTGGAATTGGAATAGTTCCATATAGCCCTCTCGGTCAAGGATTTTTTGCGGGCAAAGCAGTAGTGGAAGCTATTCCTTCAGACACTCTGCAG TCCTGCTCAACTTGCCCTTGCTTGGGTTCTCAATCAAGGAGATGA
- the LOC110620362 gene encoding perakine reductase isoform X5 translates to MAEEQRLVIIPRVKLGNQGLEVSKLGFGCMELSGGYNAPLPEEVGISIIKEAFNRGITFFDTADIYGSNANEVLIGKALKQLPREKIQLATKFGVIFKKNYDYRTASFNGKPEYVRACCEASLKRLDVDYIDLYYQHRIDPSVPIEETMGELKKLVEEGKIKYIGLSEPSPDTIKRAHAVHPITALQIEWSLWSRDLEEQIIPLCRELGIGIVPYSPLGQGFFAGKAVVESVPSDTLLKFFPRFTEENLKQNKVLYRRVENLAKKYGCSPAQLALAWVLNQGDDVVPIPGTTKIKNLHDNIGALRVKLTKDEFKEVSDAVPADQVAGLRFFDIR, encoded by the exons ATGGCTGAGGAGCAAAGACTTGTAATTATTCCAAGGGTGAAGCTGGGTAATCAAGGACTAGAG GTCTCCAAATTAGGATTTGGATGTATGGAGCTTTCTGGTGGCTACAATGCTCCTCTTCCTGAAGAAGTTGGCATATCAATCATCAAGGAAGCATTCAATAGAGGAATTACATTTTTCGATACTGCTGATATTTATGGGTCTAACGCTAATGAAGTTTTGATTGGCAAG GCATTGAAGCAATTGCCTAGAGAGAAGATCCAATTGGCTACAAAATTCGGggttattttcaaaaaaaattatgattataGGACTGCCTCATTTAATGGCAAACCTGAATATGTTCGTGCATGCTGTGAGGCTAGCTTAAAGCGTCTTGATGTGGACTATATTGACCTTTACTATCAACATCGCATCGACCCGTCAGTCCCAATAGAGGAAACC ATGGGAGAACTTAAGAAGTTAGTGGAAGAAGGGAAAATTAAGTACATAGGACTTTCTGAGCCAAGTCCCGATACCATCAAGAGAGCACACGCAGTTCACCCCATCACTGCACTGCAAATAGAATGGTCACTTTGGTCTCGCGACCTCGAGGAACAAATAATCCCTCTTTGCAG GGAACTTGGAATTGGAATAGTTCCATATAGCCCTCTGGGTCAGGGCTTTTTTGCTGGCAAAGCAGTAGTGGAAAGCGTGCCTTCAGACACTCTGCTG AAATTCTTCCCAAGATTCACAGAAGAAAATTTAAAACAGAATAAGGTATTATATAGGAGAGTAGAAAATTTAGCTAAAAAATATGGATGCAGTCCTGCTCAGCTTGCCCTTGCTTGGGTTCTCAATCAAGGAGATGATGTGGTTCCCATCCCTG GCACAACAAAGATTAAGAATCTGCATGACAACATTGGAGCATTGAGAGTTAAGCTGACAAAAGATGAGTTTAAGGAAGTCTCTGATGCTGTTCCAGCCGACCAAGTTGCTGGATTGAGATTTTTTGACATCAG ATAG
- the LOC110620362 gene encoding perakine reductase isoform X1 produces the protein MAEEQRLVIIPRVKLGNQGLEVSKLGFGCMELSGGYNAPLPEEVGISIIKEAFNRGITFFDTADIYGSNANEVLIGKALKQLPREKIQLATKFGVIFKKNYDYRTASFNGKPEYVRACCEASLKRLDVDYIDLYYQHRIDPSVPIEETMGELKKLVEEGKIKYIGLSEPSPDTIKRAHAVHPITALQIEWSLWSRDLEEQIIPLCRELGIGIVPYSPLGQGFFAGKAVVESVPSDTLLKFFPRFTEENLKQNKVLYRRVENLAKKYGCSPAQLALAWVLNQGDDVVPIPGTTKIKNLHDNIGALRVKLTKDEFKEVSDAVPADQVAGLRFFDIRSAYPTQGPEIIYKYRYYLWFLQHLN, from the exons ATGGCTGAGGAGCAAAGACTTGTAATTATTCCAAGGGTGAAGCTGGGTAATCAAGGACTAGAG GTCTCCAAATTAGGATTTGGATGTATGGAGCTTTCTGGTGGCTACAATGCTCCTCTTCCTGAAGAAGTTGGCATATCAATCATCAAGGAAGCATTCAATAGAGGAATTACATTTTTCGATACTGCTGATATTTATGGGTCTAACGCTAATGAAGTTTTGATTGGCAAG GCATTGAAGCAATTGCCTAGAGAGAAGATCCAATTGGCTACAAAATTCGGggttattttcaaaaaaaattatgattataGGACTGCCTCATTTAATGGCAAACCTGAATATGTTCGTGCATGCTGTGAGGCTAGCTTAAAGCGTCTTGATGTGGACTATATTGACCTTTACTATCAACATCGCATCGACCCGTCAGTCCCAATAGAGGAAACC ATGGGAGAACTTAAGAAGTTAGTGGAAGAAGGGAAAATTAAGTACATAGGACTTTCTGAGCCAAGTCCCGATACCATCAAGAGAGCACACGCAGTTCACCCCATCACTGCACTGCAAATAGAATGGTCACTTTGGTCTCGCGACCTCGAGGAACAAATAATCCCTCTTTGCAG GGAACTTGGAATTGGAATAGTTCCATATAGCCCTCTGGGTCAGGGCTTTTTTGCTGGCAAAGCAGTAGTGGAAAGCGTGCCTTCAGACACTCTGCTG AAATTCTTCCCAAGATTCACAGAAGAAAATTTAAAACAGAATAAGGTATTATATAGGAGAGTAGAAAATTTAGCTAAAAAATATGGATGCAGTCCTGCTCAGCTTGCCCTTGCTTGGGTTCTCAATCAAGGAGATGATGTGGTTCCCATCCCTG GCACAACAAAGATTAAGAATCTGCATGACAACATTGGAGCATTGAGAGTTAAGCTGACAAAAGATGAGTTTAAGGAAGTCTCTGATGCTGTTCCAGCCGACCAAGTTGCTGGATTGAGATTTTTTGACATCAG GAGTGCCTATCCGACACAGGGACCTGAAATTATCTATAAATATAGATATTATTTATGGTTCCTTCAGCACTTGAATTAA
- the LOC110620362 gene encoding perakine reductase isoform X4, translating into MAEEQRLVIIPRVKLGNQGLEVSKLGFGCMELSGGYNAPLPEEVGISIIKEAFNRGITFFDTADIYGSNANEVLIGKALKQLPREKIQLATKFGVIFKKNYDYRTASFNGKPEYVRACCEASLKRLDVDYIDLYYQHRIDPSVPIEETMGELKKLVEEGKIKYIGLSEPSPDTIKRAHAVHPITALQIEWSLWSRDLEEQIIPLCRELGIGIVPYSPLGQGFFAGKAVVESVPSDTLLKFFPRFTEENLKQNKVLYRRVENLAKKYGCSPAQLALAWVLNQGDDVVPIPGTTKIKNLHDNIGALRVKLTKDEFKEVSDAVPADQVAGLRFFDIRYTWKFGNTPHRNG; encoded by the exons ATGGCTGAGGAGCAAAGACTTGTAATTATTCCAAGGGTGAAGCTGGGTAATCAAGGACTAGAG GTCTCCAAATTAGGATTTGGATGTATGGAGCTTTCTGGTGGCTACAATGCTCCTCTTCCTGAAGAAGTTGGCATATCAATCATCAAGGAAGCATTCAATAGAGGAATTACATTTTTCGATACTGCTGATATTTATGGGTCTAACGCTAATGAAGTTTTGATTGGCAAG GCATTGAAGCAATTGCCTAGAGAGAAGATCCAATTGGCTACAAAATTCGGggttattttcaaaaaaaattatgattataGGACTGCCTCATTTAATGGCAAACCTGAATATGTTCGTGCATGCTGTGAGGCTAGCTTAAAGCGTCTTGATGTGGACTATATTGACCTTTACTATCAACATCGCATCGACCCGTCAGTCCCAATAGAGGAAACC ATGGGAGAACTTAAGAAGTTAGTGGAAGAAGGGAAAATTAAGTACATAGGACTTTCTGAGCCAAGTCCCGATACCATCAAGAGAGCACACGCAGTTCACCCCATCACTGCACTGCAAATAGAATGGTCACTTTGGTCTCGCGACCTCGAGGAACAAATAATCCCTCTTTGCAG GGAACTTGGAATTGGAATAGTTCCATATAGCCCTCTGGGTCAGGGCTTTTTTGCTGGCAAAGCAGTAGTGGAAAGCGTGCCTTCAGACACTCTGCTG AAATTCTTCCCAAGATTCACAGAAGAAAATTTAAAACAGAATAAGGTATTATATAGGAGAGTAGAAAATTTAGCTAAAAAATATGGATGCAGTCCTGCTCAGCTTGCCCTTGCTTGGGTTCTCAATCAAGGAGATGATGTGGTTCCCATCCCTG GCACAACAAAGATTAAGAATCTGCATGACAACATTGGAGCATTGAGAGTTAAGCTGACAAAAGATGAGTTTAAGGAAGTCTCTGATGCTGTTCCAGCCGACCAAGTTGCTGGATTGAGATTTTTTGACATCAGGTATACATGGAAGTTTGGCAACACCCCACACAGAAATGGCTAA
- the LOC110620362 gene encoding probable aldo-keto reductase 1 isoform X6, producing the protein MAEEQRLVIIPRVKLGNQGLEVSKLGFGCMELSGGYNAPLPEEVGISIIKEAFNRGITFFDTADIYGSNANEVLIGKALKQLPREKIQLATKFGVIFKKNYDYRTASFNGKPEYVRACCEASLKRLDVDYIDLYYQHRIDPSVPIEETMGELKKLVEEGKIKYIGLSEPSPDTIKRAHAVHPITALQIEWSLWSRDLEEQIIPLCRELGIGIVPYSPLGQGFFAGKAVVESVPSDTLLKFFPRFTEENLKQNKAQQRLRICMTTLEH; encoded by the exons ATGGCTGAGGAGCAAAGACTTGTAATTATTCCAAGGGTGAAGCTGGGTAATCAAGGACTAGAG GTCTCCAAATTAGGATTTGGATGTATGGAGCTTTCTGGTGGCTACAATGCTCCTCTTCCTGAAGAAGTTGGCATATCAATCATCAAGGAAGCATTCAATAGAGGAATTACATTTTTCGATACTGCTGATATTTATGGGTCTAACGCTAATGAAGTTTTGATTGGCAAG GCATTGAAGCAATTGCCTAGAGAGAAGATCCAATTGGCTACAAAATTCGGggttattttcaaaaaaaattatgattataGGACTGCCTCATTTAATGGCAAACCTGAATATGTTCGTGCATGCTGTGAGGCTAGCTTAAAGCGTCTTGATGTGGACTATATTGACCTTTACTATCAACATCGCATCGACCCGTCAGTCCCAATAGAGGAAACC ATGGGAGAACTTAAGAAGTTAGTGGAAGAAGGGAAAATTAAGTACATAGGACTTTCTGAGCCAAGTCCCGATACCATCAAGAGAGCACACGCAGTTCACCCCATCACTGCACTGCAAATAGAATGGTCACTTTGGTCTCGCGACCTCGAGGAACAAATAATCCCTCTTTGCAG GGAACTTGGAATTGGAATAGTTCCATATAGCCCTCTGGGTCAGGGCTTTTTTGCTGGCAAAGCAGTAGTGGAAAGCGTGCCTTCAGACACTCTGCTG AAATTCTTCCCAAGATTCACAGAAGAAAATTTAAAACAGAATAAG GCACAACAAAGATTAAGAATCTGCATGACAACATTGGAGCATTGA
- the LOC110621589 gene encoding perakine reductase-like, with product MAEEQRVVIPRMKLGNQGLEVSKLGFGCMGLSGGYNVPVPEEVGISIIKEAFNRGITFFDTADIYGFNANEILIGKALKQLPREKIQLATKFGIMFKNNDFKTASFNGKPEYVRACCEASLKRLDVDYIDLYYQRRIDPSIPIEETMRELKKLVQEGKIKYIGLSEPSPDTIKRAHAVHPITALRMEWSLWTHDLEEEIVPLCRELGIGIVPYSPLGRGFFAGKKNMESVPSDTRMRLLPRFSGENLEQNKILYSRVENLAKKYGCLPAQLALAWVLNQGDDVVPIPGTTKLKNLEDNIGALRLKLTKDEFKEVSDAVPADQVAGLRTLNVQYTGNTPPRDGQV from the exons ATGGCTGAGGAGCAAAGAGTTGTAATTCCAAGGATGAAACTGGGTAATCAAGGGCTAGAG GTCTCCAAATTAGGCTTTGGATGCATGGGGCTTTCTGGTGGCTACAACGTCCCTGTCCCTGAAGAAGTTGGCATATCAATCATCAAGGAAGCATTCAACAGAGGAATTACATTTTTCGATACTGCTGATATTTATGGGTTTAACGCTAATGAAATATTGATCGGCAAG GCATTGAAGCAATTGCCTAGAGAGAAGATCCAATTGGCTACAAAATTTGGAATTATGTTCAAGAACAATGATTTTAAAACTGCCTCATTTAACGGTAAACCTGAATATGTTCGTGCATGCTGTGAGGCTAGCTTAAAACGTCTTGATGTGGATTATATAGATCTTTACTATCAACGTCGGATCGACCCTTCAATCCCAATAGAGGAAACT ATGAGAGAACTTAAAAAGTTAGTGCAAGAAGGGAAAATTAAGTATATTGGACTTTCTGAGCCAAGCCCTGACACCATAAAAAGAGCACACGCAGTTCATCCCATCACAGCACTGCGAATGGAATGGTCACTTTGGACTCACGACCTCGAGGAAGAAATAGTCCCTCTATGCAG GGAACTTGGAATTGGAATAGTTCCATATAGCCCTCTCGGCCGGGGTTTTTTTGCTGGCAAAAAAAATATGGAAAGTGTCCCTTCAGACACTCGGATG AGATTATTGCCAAGGTTTTCAGGAGAAAACTTAGAACAGAATAAGATACTATATAGTCGAGTAGAAAATTTGGCTAAAAAATATGGATGCCTTCCTGCTCAGCTTGCCCTTGCTTGGGTTCTCAATCAAGGAGATGATGTGGTTCCCATCCCTG GCACAACCAAGCTTAAAAATCTGGAGGACAACATTGGAGCATTGAGACTTAAGCTGACAAAAGATGAGTTTAAGGAAGTCTCTGATGCTGTTCCAGCTGACCAAGTTGCTGGTTTACGAACTCTGAATGTGCAGTATACTGGCAATACTCCACCCAGAGATGGCCAAGTCTGA